AAAATGTGATTACTTTTATTTCCTTTGCAGGCTTTTGCACTATGGTCACATCTTGCAGCCCCGAGACCTTTCTTAGTAGTACAGCCAACTGATTTTTTTGCAGCCAATTTCAAAGGACCTTTGCCATCAGTTATGATTTGCTCACTGACGTCCCACAGCATGACTTTTGCATCATTCCCTCCGGAAATCAGCCAGTAAGGATGGGAAAGAGAGTTCAGAAAATGAACCTGAGAAACACCCAGACTGTGACCACGGAACCCATATTCCAACTCAAACCTTGTTCCTGTCACTCTGAATAACCGTATCTTGCCATCTTCAGCTCCACAGGCAAATATATTGCCACAGTTAGCAACTGTTGTGAAGTGGGCCAGTGGTGGATTGAAAAGCTGACAACCTGCTTGCTGCTGCATTTTTTCCATCTCTTCTTGCACTATGTCCTGAAGGTTCACAGTCCAAACAGGGCGTGTTTTCTGCAAGTTCCACAGCATCACCTTCCCAGGAAATAAGAAAGCAAAGCATTTTAGAAGTGATTGGATGACAATTGGATTAAGTGTCCTTACAATTTATCAGCCAAGAGTGAACTAACTGCCAGGACATTAAGGAAAAGCACTGTGAGCACCTAGGACTTTTGAGATGACATTTACATGCACAGAAAAAGAATCGTAAGAATATGTTTTTTTGCCTCAGTTGGCCAATGCACAATAATATTGGAACTCAGATATTAGGAATATAGGTACAGGAATCTTGCCTGTCCAGATTATCTACTTTTTAAATTGTATACTCTCATGTAatgcgggcatcactggcaaggccagcatttgtagcccatccctaattgcccttgagccaaGTACCTTACTCGGCCATTGCAGAGAAGAGTTTAGATTCAACCACACTGCagagtctggagtcatatgtaggccagactagggaaggaaatttgccatccttacctgaaggacattagttaacCAAATAGGTTTCACAATTGATGACAGTTGTCATATTATCATTACTGAAAGCTTTTAATTTTAgatttatttgaatttaaattccacaagctgtCATAGTGGGATTAACCCCATGTTCCCAAAGCAATAGCCTGGGCATCTAGGATACCAGTCTAGTGACATCACCACTTAGCCACTGACTCCCCACTCAGTAGTCATTGTCACTCAGACCAGAAGTTACAAGTTGGCTCCCTGGACTATCCCGAGTTGGCTGATCTCAGTCTGAGCAGCAGTTTAGGTGCTATAACTGTCATTGAGACCCCaaactttattttattctttcatgcagCACAGGCGTcgttggctgagccagcatttttaTTACCCAACCCtaaatgtccttgagaaggtggtggtgtgctgccttcttgaactgtccaTATGATGTGGAGAAAGCCACAGCACTTAGGGAGGGAGCTgcaaaattttgacccagtgacagtgaaggaatggtgatatatttccaagtcaggatggtgtgtgacttggaggggaatttgcaggtggcggCGTTTGAATGcatctgctgctgttgtccttctaggtggtagaggttgtggttttggaaggtgctttcaaaggagctttggtgagttgctgcagtggatcttgtagatggtacactgttgcccttgtgtgtcagtggtggagggagtggatattgaaggtggtggatggggtgtcaactTTGTAATATACATGACTAAAATAGCACAGATTAAAAGAGTGGActtggtcagagtaggaatgCATGCCTGACCCAATTCAGGGCACCCAAGTCAATAACTGACAGAAAAAGGAACTGATGCATAGAAAGAGAATAAGACTCGGTCTCTCTAGCAACACTTCTGGCTGATTTATAACTATTGCTTCATAGTAAAAGCCCAAAAAGGGCCAATTTACACATGCAAATGAATGTTTGTGTCTCACGAGTATATattcaaataaataaatctcaGCTAAAATGGTCAGATTATATAAAATGATGGATGCCTTATGTAAAGAACATATTTTCTTCCAAAATAGATTGAATGTTTTTGCCTTCAGCCCAAGCTGTCACACTAATGTTGGTGAACAATTAGTACTGGATGTTTACAAAATGAAACATCTATCTGGCTATCAAGAGTTATCTCAGGACTGAGGGTACATTGTTTTCAATCTTTGTTGTGTTGAAGGCAACTGCTTAACTGAGTGGAGGAAATAATTTCTGATCTCATGTTATATTTTGCTTGAAAAACCACATGCTAAACGTCCTTCCTGTTCCCTTTCAATCTTCAGTTATGTGACCATACAGGCAAAACTATATGTACCTGCATATCTAATCCACAGG
This genomic interval from Mustelus asterias unplaced genomic scaffold, sMusAst1.hap1.1 HAP1_SCAFFOLD_2205, whole genome shotgun sequence contains the following:
- the wdr53 gene encoding WD repeat-containing protein 53 isoform X2, with the protein product MLTVRVLWHQGQRKEPLRSGITKVMLWNLQKTRPVWTVNLQDIVQEEMEKMQQQAGCQLFNPPLAHFTTVANCGNIFACGAEDGKIRLFRVTGTRFELEYGFRGHSLGVSQVHFLNSLSHPYWLISGGNDAKVMLWDVSEQIITDGKGPLKLAAKKSVGCTTKKGLGAARCDHSAKACKGNKSNHILPKLSIDHGEKVNWISAVDIKGCKNILVADQSCQISLYPLTDL